One window from the genome of bacterium encodes:
- a CDS encoding 50S ribosomal protein L35: MKTNKSYQKRLRVTRTGKVLARKPGQNHFNAKESGSKTMGKRRVVNLAVSNKIRRRFLPGS; encoded by the coding sequence ATGAAAACCAACAAGTCATACCAGAAGCGCCTGCGCGTCACGCGTACCGGCAAGGTCCTTGCCCGCAAGCCCGGCCAGAACCATTTCAACGCGAAGGAATCGGGCTCTAAGACCATGGGGAAACGCCGCGTGGTGAATCTTGCCGTCTCCAACAAGATCCGCCGCCGCTTTCTCCCGGGCTCCTAG
- a CDS encoding type II toxin-antitoxin system RelE/ParE family toxin produces the protein MSDRYDVYFLEAARTYVEGLAAGEQGAIAADIDAMRAGELQIPNTKQLRRAVRELISGHHRITYVLIANSIYFIRGFRKKTDKTPKAEIEYAEKIWKQLKKP, from the coding sequence ATGAGCGACCGGTACGACGTGTACTTTCTCGAAGCCGCAAGAACGTATGTCGAAGGGCTTGCCGCCGGAGAACAGGGAGCTATCGCGGCGGACATCGACGCGATGCGCGCGGGAGAACTACAAATTCCGAACACGAAGCAGTTGCGGCGGGCCGTACGCGAACTTATCTCCGGCCATCACCGCATTACGTACGTACTCATCGCGAACAGCATCTATTTCATACGGGGATTCAGGAAGAAGACCGACAAGACCCCGAAAGCGGAAATCGAGTATGCGGAAAAAATCTGGAAACAACTAAAGAAACCGTAG
- a CDS encoding DUF3750 domain-containing protein, producing the protein MSDPDFERLLEKDKYQVFLFACPAGMPASFATHPWFVVNRTGTISRYGISWRTAAQGDRPPFARHTCGKCVGHLHKDALPSAVGIEMFFFIRGWMWESRLLGSVTGGEGSLAARMADVIERSLETYPYIERYSLIGPNSNTYPQWVVNQFPESGLRLPWNAFGKRYVMSRTSVNS; encoded by the coding sequence ATGAGCGATCCCGATTTTGAGCGCCTTTTAGAGAAAGACAAATACCAGGTCTTCTTGTTCGCGTGTCCCGCGGGGATGCCGGCCAGCTTCGCGACGCATCCGTGGTTCGTCGTGAACCGGACAGGAACCATCTCCCGCTACGGCATCAGCTGGCGAACGGCCGCCCAGGGCGACCGCCCGCCGTTCGCGCGCCACACCTGCGGAAAATGCGTCGGACACTTGCATAAGGACGCGCTTCCGTCGGCGGTAGGGATAGAGATGTTCTTTTTCATACGGGGATGGATGTGGGAGAGCCGGCTCCTCGGAAGCGTCACCGGCGGGGAAGGGTCGCTCGCGGCGCGCATGGCCGACGTTATCGAGCGATCTTTGGAAACATATCCATATATCGAACGCTATTCCCTGATCGGTCCGAACAGCAACACGTATCCGCAATGGGTAGTGAATCAGTTTCCCGAATCCGGCCTCCGGTTGCCCTGGAACGCGTTCGGGAAAAGATATGTGATGAGCAGAACATCCGTCAATTCTTGA
- a CDS encoding PQQ-dependent sugar dehydrogenase, translating to MRRNYSIAIVILAVVVIGGYFTYQYLKQKPPAFLIELLTKTRPPPPLPAGDAAPLSVSEGFSATIFSRAVPGARVMIRDPKGTMLVSETSQGRVVALPDPDADGKADKVVTMLEQLDQPHGLAVVCPDTGNASADQGACRLYVAETGSLKSYAYDADTYTASDPVSVAAFPTGSGHFTRTILPGADGKSLFVSVGSSCNVCIETNPLRATIQKLDLATGKMAVFAKGLRNSVFMALNPVSGELWATDNGRDVIGDDIPPDDVNIVREGGDYGWPLCYGQNVHDTDFDTKQYLVDPCAGKIPSHIELPAHSAALGLAFVPEEGWPDGWGNDLLVAFHGSWNRSIPTGYKVVRIDLDDKGNEIGSLQDFVTGFLPASSHDTDDAIGRPVGLLAEPGGVVYVSDDRAGAVYRVARTEEAR from the coding sequence ATGCGAAGAAACTATAGTATCGCGATCGTCATCCTTGCCGTCGTCGTTATCGGCGGTTATTTCACGTACCAATACCTCAAGCAAAAGCCTCCGGCGTTCCTCATAGAACTCCTCACGAAGACCAGGCCTCCTCCGCCCCTGCCCGCGGGCGACGCCGCGCCCCTGTCGGTATCCGAAGGATTTTCCGCGACCATCTTCTCGCGCGCGGTGCCGGGCGCCCGCGTCATGATCCGCGACCCGAAGGGAACAATGCTCGTTTCCGAGACTTCGCAGGGAAGAGTGGTCGCGCTTCCCGATCCCGATGCCGACGGAAAGGCCGATAAGGTTGTGACCATGCTTGAGCAGCTCGATCAGCCGCACGGCCTCGCGGTTGTCTGTCCGGACACGGGGAACGCGAGCGCCGACCAGGGCGCGTGCAGGCTGTATGTCGCCGAGACCGGCAGCCTGAAATCCTATGCGTACGACGCCGATACCTATACGGCAAGTGATCCGGTTTCGGTCGCGGCTTTTCCGACCGGCAGCGGCCACTTCACGCGCACCATCCTTCCGGGTGCCGACGGGAAGAGCCTCTTTGTCTCGGTCGGCTCGTCCTGCAACGTCTGCATCGAGACGAATCCGCTCCGGGCGACCATCCAGAAGCTCGATCTCGCGACGGGGAAGATGGCGGTATTCGCGAAAGGGCTCCGGAATTCCGTCTTCATGGCCCTTAATCCGGTCTCGGGCGAGCTGTGGGCGACCGACAACGGCCGCGACGTGATCGGCGACGACATCCCGCCGGACGACGTGAACATCGTGCGCGAAGGCGGCGACTACGGATGGCCCCTCTGCTACGGACAGAATGTCCATGACACCGACTTCGATACCAAGCAATATCTTGTCGATCCGTGCGCGGGCAAAATCCCGTCGCATATAGAGCTTCCCGCGCATTCTGCAGCGCTTGGTCTCGCGTTCGTGCCGGAAGAAGGATGGCCTGATGGCTGGGGCAACGATCTACTTGTCGCATTCCACGGCTCCTGGAACCGCTCGATCCCCACGGGCTACAAGGTTGTCCGCATCGATCTTGATGACAAGGGTAACGAAATCGGTTCTCTGCAGGATTTCGTCACCGGCTTCCTCCCCGCGAGTTCCCACGATACCGATGATGCTATCGGAAGGCCCGTCGGACTTCTCGCCGAGCCCGGCGGCGTGGTCTATGTCTCAGACGACCGTGCGGGCGCGGTTTATCGCGTGGCGCGTACGGAAGAGGCGAGATAG
- the infC gene encoding translation initiation factor IF-3, translated as MSTERARINREIRAPELRVIGAQGENLGVITLDEALRAAEAAGLDLIEISPLATPPVAKVMDYGKFEYERSKKESQARAKAKVSETKEVQIKVGTGDNDMRLKAKKAAEWLAEGHRVRAELFLKGRYKGMEEAFLKARLEKFLLLIPYAYKIAEPVARSPKGFAGVIERDKEAQGKQEKSAKEKPENPQP; from the coding sequence TTGAGCACCGAACGAGCCCGCATCAACCGTGAGATACGCGCACCCGAGCTGCGCGTCATTGGCGCACAGGGCGAGAACCTCGGCGTCATCACGCTTGACGAGGCGCTTCGGGCCGCCGAAGCCGCGGGGCTCGACCTCATCGAGATATCGCCCCTCGCGACCCCGCCCGTTGCGAAAGTGATGGATTATGGTAAATTCGAGTACGAGCGCAGCAAGAAAGAGAGCCAAGCGCGGGCCAAGGCCAAGGTGTCGGAAACCAAGGAGGTCCAGATCAAGGTCGGGACCGGGGACAACGACATGCGCCTCAAGGCCAAGAAGGCGGCCGAATGGCTTGCCGAAGGACACCGGGTCCGGGCCGAGCTCTTCCTCAAGGGACGCTATAAAGGAATGGAAGAGGCCTTTCTTAAGGCCCGCCTCGAGAAATTCCTGCTCCTCATCCCGTACGCGTACAAGATAGCGGAGCCCGTCGCGAGAAGTCCCAAGGGATTCGCGGGCGTCATCGAGCGCGACAAGGAAGCGCAGGGAAAGCAGGAGAAAAGCGCGAAAGAGAAACCGGAAAACCCACAACCATGA
- a CDS encoding MFS transporter, with translation MLRAGSRLFSRLFWTFSPFWLFLVLFKFAGGLHYSLLSPLGERLLPLWIVGFIMGGASLIQLLLDVPAGQLLDRFGYRRLLKVTAATFLVAALCLAFELTLATYLISIFLSIFGWLFFSPGINAYILSSAPREFAGKFMSLRDVFGSVGIVISSAALPFTLLLAPSYIGTVLAAGFALAFLALIFAPKDHASVHAEQKIDTHHYYIRRQFLASLRTIRKLNPASSMLLLLSLSSGIFYGIIWFVVPLILAHELHGAILGGIGLGIFDFSVVVLGFVLGTLADRADRRTLVFFGLLVFALFGMLLGLGFGILFILFGFLATAGEEMAGISLWSWLHALDREHAKDGAVAGVITLFDDVGWMIGPACAGVLYGLVGPSWAVIIGALPILVTWAVYWIGFQKHVLPNISFPFVPAKPHHRRHKA, from the coding sequence ATGTTGCGCGCGGGCTCCCGGCTCTTTAGCAGGCTCTTCTGGACGTTCTCCCCGTTCTGGCTTTTCCTCGTCCTCTTCAAGTTCGCCGGCGGACTCCACTATTCCCTCCTTTCGCCCCTTGGCGAGCGGCTCCTGCCGCTCTGGATCGTCGGATTCATCATGGGAGGAGCCTCGCTCATCCAGCTTCTTCTTGACGTGCCCGCCGGTCAGCTGCTTGACCGTTTCGGATACCGCAGACTGCTCAAAGTGACGGCGGCGACATTCCTTGTCGCCGCGCTGTGCCTTGCCTTCGAGCTCACGCTCGCGACGTACCTCATCAGCATATTCCTTTCCATCTTCGGGTGGCTGTTCTTCAGTCCCGGCATAAACGCGTATATCCTTTCTTCCGCCCCCAGGGAATTCGCGGGGAAATTCATGTCGCTCCGGGATGTGTTCGGGTCGGTCGGCATCGTGATATCGAGCGCCGCGCTCCCGTTCACCCTGCTCCTCGCCCCGTCGTATATCGGGACGGTGCTTGCGGCGGGATTCGCACTTGCGTTCCTGGCGCTTATCTTCGCGCCCAAGGACCATGCGTCGGTGCACGCGGAGCAGAAAATAGACACGCATCACTACTACATCCGCCGCCAGTTCCTCGCCTCCCTCCGGACCATACGGAAGCTCAATCCGGCAAGCTCGATGCTTCTCCTCCTCAGCCTCTCAAGCGGCATCTTCTACGGCATCATCTGGTTCGTCGTGCCGCTCATTCTCGCGCACGAACTCCACGGTGCGATCCTCGGCGGCATCGGGCTCGGCATCTTCGATTTCTCGGTCGTCGTGCTCGGTTTCGTGCTCGGCACGCTCGCCGACCGCGCGGACCGGCGCACGCTCGTATTCTTCGGTCTCCTCGTCTTCGCGCTGTTTGGCATGCTCCTTGGACTTGGGTTCGGCATCCTGTTCATACTTTTCGGTTTCCTCGCGACCGCGGGCGAGGAGATGGCCGGAATATCGCTCTGGTCCTGGCTCCATGCGCTTGACCGGGAACACGCCAAGGACGGTGCGGTAGCGGGGGTCATAACCCTCTTTGACGATGTCGGGTGGATGATCGGGCCGGCGTGTGCCGGCGTACTCTACGGGCTCGTTGGCCCCTCGTGGGCGGTCATTATCGGCGCGCTGCCGATACTCGTTACCTGGGCCGTCTACTGGATCGGCTTCCAGAAGCATGTCCTGCCGAATATCAGCTTCCCGTTCGTCCCGGCGAAGCCGCACCACAGGCGGCATAAGGCATAG
- a CDS encoding helix-turn-helix transcriptional regulator codes for MKRNPKTIKLYSFDDVFRKSSKKAAFRRGYNEEAVRLSIAKQIAALRGSQRLTQKAVAEKAGMPQSVIARIESGETGITVDTLGRIAEAFGKKVQLV; via the coding sequence ATGAAAAGGAACCCGAAAACGATAAAACTCTATTCGTTCGACGACGTGTTTAGAAAGTCCTCGAAGAAAGCGGCCTTCCGCCGCGGCTATAACGAGGAGGCGGTGCGGCTGAGCATCGCAAAACAGATTGCGGCCCTGCGCGGCAGCCAGCGCCTCACCCAGAAGGCGGTCGCCGAGAAAGCAGGCATGCCCCAGTCGGTCATCGCCCGTATCGAAAGCGGCGAGACCGGCATCACGGTCGATACGCTCGGGCGGATCGCCGAAGCGTTCGGGAAAAAGGTTCAGCTCGTCTAA
- the rplT gene encoding 50S ribosomal protein L20 — MPRVKGGIISAKRRRNVLKRAKGYRHARSKKERFAHEALQHAGKYAFNHRRDKKTDYRQLWIVRLNAALRENGHKSYSTFIGKLKKQGVALDRKVLSTFAKDHPEIFARIAKKIA; from the coding sequence ATGCCACGAGTAAAAGGAGGAATCATCTCTGCGAAGCGGCGCCGGAACGTGCTCAAGCGCGCCAAGGGCTACCGCCACGCACGGAGCAAGAAGGAGCGTTTCGCGCACGAGGCGCTCCAGCACGCGGGCAAGTACGCGTTCAACCACCGCCGCGACAAGAAGACCGACTACCGTCAGCTCTGGATCGTGCGCCTCAATGCCGCGCTCCGCGAGAACGGCCACAAGTCGTACAGCACGTTCATCGGGAAGCTGAAGAAGCAGGGCGTCGCGCTCGACCGCAAGGTCCTCTCGACCTTCGCCAAGGACCATCCGGAGATATTCGCGCGCATCGCGAAGAAGATCGCATAA
- the cfa gene encoding cyclopropane fatty acyl phospholipid synthase has protein sequence MSDSSERAARKLLAKADIEIGGSRPWDIQVHDPRLYARVFRFGSLGLGEAYMDGWWDAPAPDQLIDKLISARLQETVRFSFAELLDIAKGYLFNLQSPSRAPEVAEKHYDLGNDLYKAMLDPRLVYTSGYWSGTPAAGNLAEAQEAKLDLICRKIGLTAGDRVLDIGCGFAGFAKYAAEKYGAHVVGITVSREQLALGKEICEGLPVELRFEDYRDVNEPFDHIVSIEMIEAVGAKNFRTYMKVVERCLKPGGFFLLQAIGNNESVIAGDPWITKYIFPNGMLPSAAQLTQAFEGLLMIEDWHNFGPDYDKTLMAWFTNFDKAWPALRGKYGDRFYRMWKYYLLMCAGLFRARQTHVWQIVLSKGGVPGGYKSVR, from the coding sequence GTGTCCGATTCCTCCGAACGCGCTGCCAGGAAACTTCTCGCCAAAGCCGATATAGAGATCGGCGGCTCGCGACCGTGGGATATCCAGGTCCATGACCCGCGCCTCTATGCGCGCGTCTTCCGGTTCGGGAGCCTTGGCCTTGGCGAAGCCTATATGGACGGCTGGTGGGACGCTCCGGCACCCGACCAGCTCATCGATAAGCTCATATCCGCGCGCCTGCAGGAGACGGTACGGTTTTCCTTCGCGGAACTCCTCGATATCGCGAAAGGGTATCTGTTCAACCTTCAGTCGCCCTCCCGGGCGCCGGAAGTGGCCGAGAAGCACTACGACCTGGGCAACGACCTGTATAAGGCGATGCTCGACCCGCGCCTCGTATACACCTCCGGATACTGGAGCGGCACTCCGGCCGCGGGGAACCTGGCCGAAGCGCAGGAAGCCAAGCTCGATCTTATCTGCCGCAAGATCGGGCTTACAGCGGGCGACCGGGTGCTCGACATCGGGTGCGGCTTCGCGGGATTCGCGAAATACGCCGCCGAGAAGTACGGCGCGCACGTCGTCGGCATCACGGTTTCCAGGGAACAGCTCGCGCTCGGCAAGGAAATCTGCGAAGGCCTTCCGGTCGAGCTCCGGTTCGAGGACTATCGGGACGTGAACGAGCCGTTCGATCATATCGTCTCGATCGAAATGATCGAGGCGGTCGGCGCGAAGAATTTCCGCACGTATATGAAAGTCGTCGAGCGGTGCCTCAAGCCGGGCGGTTTCTTTCTTCTCCAGGCGATCGGCAATAACGAGTCCGTTATCGCGGGCGACCCGTGGATCACGAAATACATCTTCCCGAACGGCATGCTCCCGTCCGCGGCCCAGCTCACGCAAGCGTTCGAGGGGCTTCTCATGATCGAAGACTGGCATAACTTCGGCCCCGACTACGACAAGACGCTCATGGCCTGGTTTACGAACTTCGACAAGGCCTGGCCGGCGCTTCGCGGGAAGTACGGCGACCGCTTCTATCGTATGTGGAAGTATTATCTCCTTATGTGCGCGGGCCTCTTCCGCGCGCGGCAGACGCACGTCTGGCAGATCGTACTGTCGAAGGGAGGAGTCCCGGGCGGATACAAGTCGGTACGATAG
- a CDS encoding TylF/MycF/NovP-related O-methyltransferase: protein MNTDKIANIYFGKVTKRLVNWFDLKVFSYYKAADAGLVRLVREIYREERGPVLLDPEELFMIYSLARTQRKHGGEYAEVDVFQGASSKAICEAKEGTPLHLFDTFAGLPSVGALDTRFKKGMFAASEAAVRARLAAYPQVFIYPGFFPDTAAPVAENRFSFVHLDVDTYESTKACLSFFYPRMLPGGIILSHDYSQCQGVRKAFDEFLETRPDTFIELPFSQCLVVKN, encoded by the coding sequence ATGAACACCGACAAGATAGCAAACATATACTTTGGCAAGGTCACCAAGCGCCTCGTGAACTGGTTCGATCTTAAAGTGTTCTCCTACTACAAGGCGGCCGACGCGGGCCTCGTGCGGCTCGTTCGGGAAATTTATCGCGAGGAACGGGGCCCAGTCTTACTTGACCCCGAAGAACTTTTCATGATCTATTCACTCGCGCGAACACAGCGAAAGCACGGAGGCGAATATGCGGAAGTTGATGTGTTCCAGGGAGCCTCGTCGAAAGCTATCTGCGAAGCAAAAGAGGGCACCCCATTACACCTGTTTGACACGTTCGCAGGACTTCCGAGCGTCGGCGCCCTAGACACCCGTTTTAAGAAAGGGATGTTTGCGGCAAGCGAAGCTGCGGTGCGTGCTCGTCTCGCTGCATATCCACAAGTCTTCATCTATCCGGGGTTCTTCCCCGATACTGCAGCGCCTGTCGCGGAAAATAGGTTTTCATTCGTGCACCTTGATGTCGACACATATGAAAGCACGAAAGCCTGCCTTAGTTTCTTCTATCCTAGGATGCTTCCGGGCGGAATCATCCTTTCCCATGACTATTCACAGTGCCAGGGTGTACGCAAAGCATTCGACGAATTTCTTGAGACCAGGCCCGATACATTTATCGAACTTCCTTTCTCGCAATGTCTGGTAGTCAAGAATTGA
- a CDS encoding FAD-binding oxidoreductase, with the protein MEGVSYWLDRPYSPRPALSSDTQADVVVIGGGITGVSAAYHAVENGFKTILVEKDAIASGSAGKNGGMVVGELHLDLCELADAFGEPEAVELWKAARGTRDYVFSLVRKHRIDCDLEQPGTLYLGIAADSRKKLEREHAYRTRNGFDCALEEPGTQFKESAIGEVLYIPEEGTLHPVKFVRGLADIAEARGLRIFEGTPALRYDAHSVATPRGTISAGKVILATESALPDLRKEEGRIIREIALVTEPLSEEATVRMDVKRRAMFWGTDDEINGRWIGDRLFLNGDTALEPSADDFERDKRKILDTFLGYFPQLDRSELRFSHEWSGLLLYPAHYHPLILEHNGYYKVFGQNGNGLTNGIMTGKMIADSFLGKEIPEVYRTL; encoded by the coding sequence ATGGAAGGCGTTTCATACTGGCTCGACCGGCCCTATAGCCCGCGACCCGCGCTGTCTTCGGATACCCAGGCCGATGTCGTCGTTATCGGCGGCGGCATCACGGGCGTCTCCGCCGCGTATCACGCGGTTGAGAACGGCTTCAAGACGATTCTCGTCGAGAAGGATGCAATCGCGTCGGGTTCCGCGGGGAAGAACGGCGGGATGGTGGTCGGAGAGCTGCACCTCGATCTCTGCGAGCTGGCGGATGCCTTTGGTGAGCCGGAAGCCGTCGAGCTGTGGAAAGCCGCCCGCGGCACCCGCGACTATGTCTTCTCGCTCGTGCGGAAGCACCGTATCGACTGCGACCTGGAACAACCCGGGACCCTGTATCTCGGGATAGCTGCCGATAGCCGGAAGAAGTTAGAGCGCGAGCATGCGTACAGGACGCGAAACGGCTTCGACTGTGCGCTTGAAGAACCCGGTACGCAGTTCAAAGAAAGCGCGATCGGCGAGGTCCTGTATATCCCGGAAGAGGGGACGCTCCATCCGGTGAAGTTCGTTCGGGGACTTGCGGATATCGCGGAAGCGCGGGGGCTTCGTATCTTTGAAGGCACGCCCGCGCTCCGTTATGACGCGCATTCCGTCGCGACGCCCCGCGGCACGATCAGCGCGGGCAAAGTGATTCTCGCCACCGAAAGCGCGCTTCCCGATCTCCGGAAGGAAGAGGGACGGATTATCCGTGAGATAGCGCTCGTGACGGAGCCGCTCTCCGAAGAGGCGACAGTCCGGATGGACGTGAAGCGCAGGGCGATGTTCTGGGGAACGGACGACGAGATAAACGGCAGGTGGATCGGAGACAGATTGTTCCTCAACGGGGATACGGCGCTCGAGCCTTCGGCGGATGATTTCGAGCGCGATAAGCGGAAGATACTCGATACGTTTCTCGGATATTTCCCGCAACTCGACAGGAGCGAGCTTCGCTTCTCGCACGAATGGAGCGGCCTGCTGCTCTATCCGGCCCACTATCACCCGCTCATCCTCGAGCATAATGGCTATTACAAAGTCTTCGGACAGAACGGCAATGGCCTCACAAACGGCATCATGACCGGAAAAATGATCGCGGACTCGTTCCTCGGGAAGGAGATTCCGGAGGTATACCGGACGCTATAA
- a CDS encoding SprT family zinc-dependent metalloprotease, with product MIEYTLRESNQARAVRITVRADGSVSVTKPVRVSLRLAEKFVEEKQEWIEKTRERFAKRRANGKDRVVLPKLRRGTSTRREAVRTIRTLIGERLAHFNREYGYKVGTISIRDQKTRWGSCSLKGNLSFNYRLLYLPPTHRDYVIVHELCHIKEHNHSKAFWLLVGRTIPDARAIRRELRSGYSL from the coding sequence GTGATCGAATATACGCTTCGGGAAAGCAATCAGGCCCGCGCCGTCCGTATTACCGTCCGCGCGGACGGCAGCGTATCCGTCACCAAGCCGGTACGGGTTTCGCTCAGATTGGCAGAAAAGTTCGTGGAAGAAAAACAGGAATGGATAGAGAAAACACGGGAACGCTTCGCGAAGAGGAGGGCAAACGGGAAGGACCGTGTGGTACTCCCGAAGCTGCGGCGGGGCACGAGCACGCGCCGCGAAGCCGTACGAACCATCCGCACGCTTATCGGAGAGCGCCTCGCGCACTTCAACCGGGAATACGGATACAAGGTCGGCACGATATCGATACGGGATCAAAAGACGCGCTGGGGAAGCTGCTCGCTAAAAGGGAACTTAAGTTTCAACTATCGCCTCCTGTACCTTCCGCCGACCCACCGCGACTACGTCATCGTGCACGAGCTCTGCCACATTAAAGAACACAACCACTCTAAAGCGTTTTGGCTCCTCGTCGGGCGGACGATTCCGGATGCCCGGGCAATTCGCAGGGAGTTGCGGTCGGGGTATTCGCTCTAG
- a CDS encoding MFS transporter — protein MFRRRLSYSLAGVRSLAYARTIRYVGWGFGESLIPILIMQLTGSFGEAGLVRSSYEVTLLLAIPVLGLLAERMSAKWLVIIGLCIYPFVGLFYFIAGMTGLVAFVVVARGLNGIAWGLDSTGIDTYIRRMAPGSTIASSFGLLDTLSNFGWLAAALAGILLIKYFSIQALLFLVAPTALLALPFVLRIRKDHPALANAAKKLPLRHAYRSAIDEWKTWNSDLRLLAMLLLFTEVVVVLVEFFIPIDIYFTTGNLSLVILFTVVMGIPSLFGYLLGKIADRGEKARLAAILCGLMALVLAALALPLPYAVTVAGGLLIGTLVEFLSILQKSLATALTPPDHYGRLESVFSVIGGISDLAAPVMLGVALDFMGFPLLASLLATIACFLAIVFFFHTRRGARSSLRHLRLAPPPPPERAV, from the coding sequence ATGTTCCGCCGCCGTCTTTCTTATTCCCTCGCCGGGGTGCGTTCGCTCGCGTACGCGCGGACGATACGCTATGTCGGCTGGGGATTCGGCGAATCGCTCATTCCCATCCTCATCATGCAGCTCACGGGAAGCTTCGGCGAAGCCGGGCTCGTGCGCTCAAGCTACGAAGTGACGCTTCTCCTCGCGATACCGGTGCTCGGGCTCCTCGCGGAGCGCATGAGCGCGAAATGGCTCGTGATCATCGGACTGTGCATTTATCCTTTCGTCGGTCTTTTTTATTTCATCGCGGGCATGACCGGGCTCGTGGCGTTCGTCGTCGTCGCGCGGGGGCTCAACGGCATCGCCTGGGGCCTCGATTCGACCGGCATCGATACCTATATCCGCCGCATGGCTCCGGGGAGCACTATCGCCTCCTCGTTCGGGCTCCTCGACACTCTTTCGAATTTCGGGTGGCTCGCCGCGGCGCTCGCCGGGATCCTCCTCATAAAATACTTCTCGATCCAGGCGCTTTTGTTCCTCGTCGCCCCGACCGCGCTCCTCGCGCTTCCGTTCGTGCTGCGGATCAGGAAGGACCATCCGGCGCTCGCAAACGCGGCGAAGAAGCTTCCGCTCCGGCACGCATACCGCTCGGCCATCGATGAATGGAAGACCTGGAACAGCGATCTCCGGCTCCTTGCCATGCTCCTTCTGTTTACCGAGGTGGTCGTGGTGCTCGTCGAGTTCTTCATTCCGATCGATATCTATTTCACGACCGGAAACCTCTCGCTCGTGATTCTCTTTACGGTCGTGATGGGCATCCCGTCCCTCTTCGGCTACCTTCTCGGCAAGATTGCCGACCGCGGCGAGAAGGCGCGGCTTGCGGCAATATTGTGCGGCCTCATGGCGCTCGTTCTCGCCGCGCTCGCTCTTCCCCTGCCGTACGCGGTTACGGTCGCGGGCGGCCTCCTTATCGGCACGCTGGTCGAATTCCTTTCCATTCTCCAAAAGAGCCTCGCGACCGCGCTCACGCCTCCCGACCACTATGGGCGGCTCGAATCGGTATTCTCCGTTATCGGCGGCATAAGCGACCTGGCCGCGCCCGTGATGCTTGGCGTTGCGCTTGATTTCATGGGCTTCCCGCTTCTTGCCTCTCTTCTCGCGACCATCGCCTGCTTCCTCGCGATCGTGTTCTTCTTCCATACGCGGCGGGGCGCCCGTTCGAGCCTGCGCCATCTCCGGCTTGCCCCTCCCCCGCCGCCGGAGCGCGCGGTATAG